One Rhodothermales bacterium genomic window carries:
- a CDS encoding cytochrome ubiquinol oxidase subunit I, with product MYGPRSALPLPAAVRLHDHVSLPVSAPHNRAGRGDGRDRRDVSQDARPGLSGDGPVLDADLRRQFRDGGIHRDCDGVRVRDQLGRLFALRGGCLRVGARGRGVFAFFLESGFLAILLFGWDRVGPKMHFFATAMVFLGSVFSSIWIVVANSWMQTPAGFHVVGEGLTARAEITDFWAMVFNPSSVERLLHVWTGSLILGAFFVLSIAAWYLLHERHVDFARRTFRIALVLAAVSSLGALATGHFQADVTAHHQPAKLAALEGHFESGPAKLYLFGIPDVESATVRYGVGIPGGLSFLVHGRFDEPVQGLDQVAPADWPNVGLVFQTYHLMVALGMYFIALTLLALFFWWRGTLFVHRWLLWVFVFTVVGAYAANQAGWVSAEAGRQPWIVYGLLRTSDALSESVTGGMVLSSIVLFGLIYAMLFVVWIYVLHNKIQHGPEPVAELDTAPHADSLLDAAAHRTGSINT from the coding sequence ATGTATGGACCTCGATCCGCTCTTCCTCTCCCGGCTGCAGTTCGCCTTCACGATCATGTTTCACTACCTGTTTCCGCCCCTCACAATCGGGCTGGGCGCGGTGATGGTAGGGATCGAAGGGATGTATCTCAAGACGCGCGACCCGGCCTATCTGGCGATGGCCCGGTACTGGACGCGGATCTTCGCCGTCAATTTCGCGATGGGGGTATCCACCGGGATTGTGATGGAGTTCGAGTTCGGGACCAACTGGGCCGCCTATTCGCGCTACGTGGGGGATGTCTTCGGGTCGGCGCTCGCGGCCGAGGGGTCTTCGCCTTTTTTCTCGAATCCGGCTTTCTCGCCATCCTGCTCTTCGGGTGGGATCGGGTGGGGCCGAAGATGCACTTCTTTGCGACCGCGATGGTCTTCCTCGGGTCGGTCTTTTCCTCGATCTGGATCGTGGTGGCCAACTCGTGGATGCAGACGCCGGCCGGCTTCCACGTCGTCGGCGAAGGGCTGACGGCGCGGGCGGAGATCACGGACTTCTGGGCGATGGTGTTTAACCCTTCCAGCGTCGAGCGCCTGCTGCACGTGTGGACGGGCTCGCTGATTCTCGGGGCGTTTTTTGTCCTCTCCATCGCCGCCTGGTACCTGCTGCACGAGCGGCATGTCGACTTCGCGCGGCGGACCTTCCGCATCGCGCTCGTCCTGGCGGCCGTCTCCTCGCTCGGCGCGCTCGCGACCGGTCACTTTCAGGCAGATGTCACCGCCCACCACCAGCCGGCCAAGCTCGCCGCGCTCGAGGGGCATTTCGAATCCGGGCCGGCGAAACTCTATCTCTTCGGCATCCCGGACGTCGAGTCGGCCACGGTGCGGTACGGTGTGGGCATCCCCGGCGGTCTTTCGTTTCTGGTGCACGGGCGGTTCGACGAACCCGTCCAGGGCCTCGATCAAGTCGCCCCCGCCGACTGGCCGAACGTCGGGCTCGTCTTTCAGACCTACCACCTGATGGTGGCCCTCGGGATGTATTTTATCGCGCTCACGCTGCTCGCGCTGTTTTTCTGGTGGCGGGGGACGCTGTTTGTCCACCGGTGGCTGCTCTGGGTGTTCGTCTTCACGGTCGTGGGGGCCTATGCGGCCAACCAGGCCGGCTGGGTCAGCGCCGAGGCCGGCCGGCAGCCGTGGATCGTCTACGGCCTGCTCCGTACGAGCGACGCGCTGTCGGAGTCGGTCACGGGCGGGATGGTGCTCTCGTCGATCGTCCTGTTCGGGTTGATCTACGCCATGCTGTTCGTGGTATGGATCTATGTCCTCCACAACAAAATCCAGCACGGCCCCGAACCGGTCGCCGAACTCGATACCGCACCCCACGCGGACAGCCTGCTCGACGCCGCCGCGCACCGAACCGGGTCCATCAACACCTGA
- the cydB gene encoding cytochrome d ubiquinol oxidase subunit II — protein sequence MDLHLLWFLLLGLLLFGYAVLDGFDLGVGMLHLFVAKDDHERRLLLNAIGPLWDGNEVWLVTFGGALFAAFPIVYASVFSSYYLPFMLLLFGLIFRAVAIEFRSKRPSKTWRAGFDAAFFAASALVTVLMGVAIGNSLRGIPIGERGIYQGSVLDLLHPYALLTGFLALALFAMHGSIFLYLKTEGDLQARLVPWMWRTFGLFMALYMFVTMYTLVTLPDVTRHFETYPAAWAIVGLNVLAIANIPRAIFKGRPFHAFLSSVFTMFSLVFLFGAALFPNLVVSSIDPAYNLTIYNSASSEATLGIMSIIAAIGMPIVLTYTAVVYWIFRGKVKLGEFSY from the coding sequence ATGGATCTCCATCTGCTCTGGTTCCTGCTCCTCGGCCTGCTGCTCTTCGGCTACGCCGTCCTCGACGGGTTCGACCTCGGCGTCGGGATGCTCCACCTGTTCGTGGCGAAAGACGACCACGAGCGCCGGCTCCTGCTGAACGCCATCGGCCCGTTGTGGGACGGGAACGAGGTGTGGCTCGTCACCTTCGGCGGCGCCCTCTTCGCGGCATTTCCGATCGTCTACGCGTCGGTGTTTTCGAGTTATTACCTGCCTTTCATGCTGCTGCTGTTCGGCCTCATCTTCCGGGCCGTGGCCATCGAGTTTCGGTCGAAGCGGCCTTCGAAGACCTGGCGCGCCGGCTTCGACGCCGCCTTCTTTGCGGCGAGTGCGCTGGTGACGGTGCTGATGGGCGTCGCCATCGGGAATTCGCTGCGCGGCATCCCCATCGGGGAGCGCGGGATCTACCAGGGGAGCGTGCTCGATCTGCTCCATCCGTACGCGCTGCTGACCGGGTTTCTGGCGCTGGCGCTCTTCGCCATGCACGGCTCGATCTTTCTCTATCTGAAAACCGAAGGCGATTTGCAGGCCCGCCTGGTGCCGTGGATGTGGCGGACGTTCGGGCTGTTCATGGCGCTCTACATGTTCGTCACGATGTATACGCTCGTTACCCTGCCCGACGTCACGCGGCATTTCGAAACCTATCCCGCCGCGTGGGCCATCGTCGGGCTCAACGTGCTGGCCATCGCGAACATTCCTCGGGCCATCTTCAAGGGCCGGCCGTTTCACGCTTTCCTGTCGTCGGTCTTCACCATGTTCAGCCTGGTCTTCCTTTTTGGCGCCGCGCTCTTTCCGAACCTCGTGGTGAGCAGCATCGACCCGGCCTACAACCTCACGATCTACAACAGCGCCTCCTCCGAGGCGACGCTCGGGATCATGTCCATCATCGCGGCCATCGGGATGCCGATTGTGCTCACGTATACCGCCGTCGTCTACTGGATCTTCCGCGGCAAGGTGAAGCTCGGGGAATTCAGCTATTGA